From a single Adhaeribacter swui genomic region:
- a CDS encoding lipase family protein, producing the protein MRYCYLISLFIITFCFGYFAQGQNLQPGFDKQEYLELLKIYSRWGDSSFYTGIEQSETYARAYRSPTVGLENRWELHVNKLHNVAVISIRGTIADPVSWLANFYAAMVPAKGTLQLTKNLTFNYHLATNPKAAVHAGWLISLGFLANDILPRLDSCYRSGIKEYIILGHSQGGAIAYLLTSHLYYLQDTGKLPADIRFKTYCSAGPKPGNLYYAYEYENRTQGGWAFNVVNSADWVPEVPISIQTVNDFNNTNPFTNAKASIKKQKFPRRTALNYVYRQLTKHTLKAQKRYQQYLGNKASKYVKSQLKEIEIPAFYNSNHYVRTGTFIVLLADEAYYQQFPDSQTKVFTHHMLQPYYYLAQKLK; encoded by the coding sequence ATGCGTTATTGTTACCTGATCAGTTTATTTATTATAACTTTTTGTTTTGGTTACTTTGCCCAAGGCCAAAACCTACAACCCGGCTTTGATAAACAAGAATACCTGGAATTATTAAAAATTTATTCCCGGTGGGGCGACTCTAGTTTTTACACCGGCATAGAGCAATCCGAAACGTATGCCCGAGCGTACAGGTCGCCGACGGTAGGCCTGGAAAACCGGTGGGAGCTGCACGTGAACAAGCTGCACAATGTAGCCGTGATAAGCATCCGCGGTACTATCGCCGATCCGGTAAGCTGGCTGGCCAACTTTTATGCGGCTATGGTTCCGGCCAAAGGCACCCTGCAGTTAACTAAAAATTTAACTTTTAACTACCACCTGGCTACCAACCCCAAGGCGGCGGTGCACGCCGGTTGGCTTATAAGTTTGGGGTTTCTGGCCAACGATATTTTACCCCGGCTGGATTCTTGTTACCGGTCCGGAATAAAAGAATATATAATACTGGGCCATAGCCAGGGCGGGGCTATCGCTTATTTGCTTACTTCGCATTTATATTATTTGCAAGATACCGGAAAATTACCCGCCGATATTCGCTTTAAAACGTACTGCAGCGCCGGACCCAAACCCGGTAATTTGTATTATGCTTACGAGTACGAAAACCGCACGCAAGGAGGGTGGGCGTTTAACGTAGTTAACTCCGCTGATTGGGTACCGGAAGTTCCGATTTCCATTCAAACGGTAAATGATTTTAATAACACCAATCCTTTTACCAATGCCAAAGCCAGCATTAAAAAACAAAAATTTCCCCGAAGAACTGCTTTAAACTACGTTTACCGGCAGTTAACCAAACACACCTTAAAAGCCCAGAAACGCTACCAGCAATACTTAGGCAACAAAGCATCGAAGTACGTAAAGTCTCAATTAAAAGAAATTGAAATTCCGGCTTTTTATAATTCTAACCATTACGTGCGCACCGGTACCTTTATCGTGTTATTAGCCGATGAGGCTTATTATCAACAATTCCCGGATAGCCAAACTAAGGTATTTACGCATCACATGTTACAACCTTATTACTATTTGGCGCAAAAGTTAAAGTAA